In Pseudoduganella albidiflava, a single window of DNA contains:
- a CDS encoding dienelactone hydrolase family protein: MTNRRTALLSAPLSFLLAAGAAAQSYESPGIEHNMPVFAPALKAKMTYPMAWSPAVKDLKAWREKGRAKVWEATLQQPDRTPFKAEVIAEEDRGSYVARQVVFNLTGMSRVRALLLVPKSAGRHPATLMLHDHGGKFDIGKEKMIEPFGTVNAADGAKHASAKAWADKHFSGRWPGDALAARGYVVLCTDAVGWGDRGPLTGEQQQALASNFFNLGSSMSGNMALEDVRAAEFLASLPEVDTKRVAALGFSMGAFRAWQVGALSDAVTAVIASNWMATTEGLMVPGSNQLRGSSAFQMMHPGLLRYLDHPDVASLAAPKPTLFFAGETDKLFPVAAVRAAYAKMGKVWQAYGAADKFEAVVRPGGHEFPKEAQDYAYDWLDRQFGKR; the protein is encoded by the coding sequence ATGACGAATCGCCGCACCGCCCTGCTGTCCGCCCCCCTGTCCTTCCTGCTGGCCGCCGGCGCCGCCGCCCAGAGCTACGAATCCCCCGGCATCGAACACAACATGCCCGTCTTCGCTCCCGCGCTGAAGGCGAAGATGACGTATCCGATGGCATGGTCGCCGGCCGTGAAGGACCTGAAAGCGTGGCGCGAGAAGGGCCGTGCCAAAGTGTGGGAAGCCACGCTGCAGCAGCCCGACCGCACGCCGTTCAAGGCCGAAGTCATCGCCGAGGAAGATCGCGGCAGCTACGTGGCGCGGCAGGTGGTGTTCAACCTGACCGGCATGAGCCGCGTGCGCGCGCTGCTGCTGGTGCCGAAGTCCGCCGGCAGGCATCCGGCGACGCTGATGCTGCACGATCACGGCGGCAAGTTCGACATCGGCAAGGAAAAGATGATCGAGCCTTTCGGTACGGTGAACGCGGCCGATGGGGCGAAACATGCTTCCGCCAAGGCTTGGGCCGACAAGCACTTTTCCGGCCGCTGGCCGGGCGATGCGCTGGCCGCCCGCGGCTACGTGGTGCTGTGCACGGATGCCGTGGGCTGGGGCGACCGCGGCCCGCTGACGGGCGAACAGCAGCAGGCGCTGGCCTCGAACTTCTTCAACCTGGGCAGCTCGATGTCCGGCAACATGGCGCTGGAAGATGTCCGTGCGGCCGAGTTCCTGGCGTCGCTGCCGGAAGTGGACACGAAGCGCGTGGCGGCGCTGGGCTTCTCGATGGGCGCGTTCCGTGCGTGGCAGGTGGGCGCGCTGTCGGACGCGGTCACCGCCGTCATCGCCTCGAACTGGATGGCCACCACGGAAGGCTTGATGGTCCCCGGCAGCAACCAGCTGCGCGGCTCGTCCGCCTTCCAGATGATGCATCCGGGGCTGCTGCGCTACCTCGATCATCCGGACGTGGCCAGCCTTGCCGCACCGAAGCCCACGCTGTTCTTCGCCGGCGAAACGGACAAGCTGTTCCCCGTGGCCGCGGTGCGCGCGGCGTACGCGAAGATGGGCAAGGTGTGGCAGGCCTACGGCGCGGCGGACAAGTTCGAGGCGGTCGTGCGGCCGGGCGGCCACGAATTCCCGAAGGAGGCGCAGGACTACGCGTACGACTGGCTGGACCGGCAGTTCGGCAAACGGTGA
- a CDS encoding TraB/GumN family protein, translated as MSRRAVSAVVPVLCLSLLTASAWAQTEPPQPATEPVAGTAAAPEAPPEQILVVGQKPGPGLWKVSKDDHVMWVFGTYAPLPKNMEWRSQQVEKLIAQSQELITAPSANLGMGWFRSLTVLPFMIGMEDNPDGKVLGDLVPPETHLRWLALRKKYLKDDDDFERKRPLFAAGELSEKAMSAAGLSKQMDLTKKMVQIAEQNKVKVTWATVKMELDSPVKAIREFKKTPLEDVACFTKTVDRFETDLDALRARANAWSKGDIDAIRGLDFSEQEAACLNAVQNSKVMQERGLGDIDGKMRATWIGAAEKALGANKSTFAVLPLRFILGKQSYLAELQAKGYVLEQPE; from the coding sequence ATGTCCCGTCGTGCCGTTTCCGCTGTCGTTCCCGTACTGTGCCTTTCCCTGCTGACCGCATCCGCCTGGGCGCAGACCGAGCCGCCGCAGCCCGCCACCGAGCCTGTCGCGGGCACTGCCGCCGCGCCCGAGGCGCCGCCGGAACAGATCCTCGTCGTCGGCCAGAAACCCGGCCCGGGCTTGTGGAAAGTGTCGAAGGACGATCACGTGATGTGGGTGTTCGGCACCTATGCCCCGCTGCCGAAGAACATGGAATGGCGCTCGCAGCAGGTGGAAAAGCTCATCGCGCAATCGCAGGAACTGATCACCGCGCCGAGCGCCAACCTGGGCATGGGCTGGTTCCGCAGCCTGACCGTCCTGCCATTCATGATCGGCATGGAGGATAACCCGGACGGCAAGGTGCTGGGCGACCTGGTGCCCCCGGAAACGCACCTGCGCTGGCTTGCCTTGCGCAAGAAATACCTGAAGGACGACGACGATTTCGAGCGCAAGCGCCCGCTGTTCGCCGCCGGCGAGCTGTCGGAGAAGGCCATGTCCGCCGCCGGGCTGTCGAAGCAGATGGACCTGACGAAGAAGATGGTCCAGATCGCCGAGCAGAACAAGGTGAAAGTCACGTGGGCCACGGTGAAGATGGAGCTGGACAGCCCGGTCAAGGCGATCCGCGAATTCAAGAAGACCCCGCTGGAAGACGTGGCCTGCTTCACGAAAACGGTCGACCGCTTTGAAACCGACCTCGATGCGCTGCGCGCCCGCGCCAACGCATGGTCGAAAGGCGATATCGATGCGATCCGCGGCCTCGATTTCTCGGAGCAGGAAGCGGCCTGCCTGAACGCGGTGCAGAACAGCAAGGTGATGCAGGAACGGGGCCTCGGCGACATCGACGGCAAGATGCGGGCCACCTGGATCGGCGCCGCGGAAAAGGCGCTGGGCGCCAACAAGAGCACGTTCGCCGTGCTGCCGCTCCGGTTCATCCTGGGCAAGCAGAGTTACCTGGCCGAGCTGCAGGCCAAGGGGTATGTGCTGGAACAGCCGGAATAA
- a CDS encoding type VI secretion system Vgr family protein — translation MDTNVNGALGAGFQLLSRLRQHNRLLRLDFPNADGPDALMLANRLDATEGLSRDFRFVVEVISNDANIALKDVQGKMATVELVREDGSLRYFNGYVFEFRRDGSDGGLVFYHMVLMPWMAYLRLRRDNYLFHNMTVAEQTQEILADYPVATAQLQITGDDPEVTFACQYDESDYNYLHRRWEQLGWHYRYEHSADGHTLVLSDDSVQSPPIEGARTDIPFQSEAGSNEDDGLAGWTSIRRLVPASVALSSFDFKKPRPVAVDLPSINEQGDVLRMESYAYAGAFGFKDRADGEAQARIRSEEIEANGKSFEGFGNDRTAQPGRKFTLSTHFDAELGADLDFLIVEAHHTASNNLQDGSDAASHYANRITCSRIRVPWRPGRGYNSTEPKIYGLQTAIVVGPPGEEIYTDEYGRVRVQFHWDRVGQFDDKSSAWVRVATAWSGANFGMTSVPRIGSEVIIQFLDGNPDRPLLTGMVPNADTMPPWPLPANKTQSGILSRSTPGGAYENANAIRFEDKKGSEQLWLHAEKDQLTEVEHDEDKWVGNDRRKTIDRDENSHIKRDRTEQVGRNEKISIGANRTEDVAKNETISIGENRTEDVGADENVSIGGSRHVVIGKVKTETVALAKMLTIGGAYQTSVGAGMNTTVALMQAEEVGLSKTVVVGQKILFTAGEEFRIEVGDSTFVMRNDGRIEISGKEVIIRGSKKVEVHGDDVDINPQG, via the coding sequence ATGGATACGAACGTTAACGGAGCACTTGGCGCCGGATTCCAGCTGTTGAGCAGGCTGCGCCAGCACAACCGCCTGTTGCGCCTGGATTTCCCCAACGCCGACGGGCCGGATGCCCTGATGCTAGCCAACCGGCTCGACGCCACGGAAGGCCTGTCGCGCGATTTCCGCTTCGTGGTGGAAGTGATCTCGAACGATGCCAATATCGCCCTGAAGGATGTGCAGGGCAAGATGGCAACGGTCGAGCTGGTGCGCGAAGACGGCAGTCTGCGCTACTTCAACGGTTACGTGTTCGAATTCCGCCGGGATGGCAGCGATGGCGGACTGGTGTTCTACCACATGGTGCTGATGCCATGGATGGCCTACCTGCGGCTGCGGCGCGATAACTACCTGTTCCACAACATGACGGTTGCCGAGCAGACGCAGGAGATCCTTGCCGATTACCCGGTGGCCACCGCGCAATTGCAAATCACCGGCGACGATCCGGAAGTGACATTCGCCTGCCAGTACGACGAATCCGATTATAACTACCTGCACCGCCGCTGGGAGCAGCTGGGCTGGCATTACCGGTATGAGCACAGCGCCGATGGGCACACCCTGGTGCTGTCGGACGATTCCGTGCAATCGCCGCCCATCGAAGGCGCCCGGACGGACATTCCCTTCCAGAGCGAAGCGGGCAGCAACGAGGATGACGGCCTGGCGGGATGGACCTCGATACGCCGCCTGGTCCCCGCCAGCGTGGCCCTGTCGAGCTTTGATTTCAAGAAGCCGCGCCCGGTCGCGGTCGACCTGCCCTCGATCAATGAACAGGGCGACGTGCTGCGCATGGAATCCTATGCCTATGCCGGAGCGTTCGGCTTCAAGGATCGCGCGGATGGCGAGGCCCAGGCGCGCATCCGCTCCGAGGAGATCGAGGCGAACGGTAAATCCTTCGAGGGATTCGGCAACGATCGCACCGCGCAGCCTGGCCGCAAGTTCACCCTGAGCACGCACTTCGATGCCGAGCTCGGGGCGGACCTGGACTTCCTGATCGTGGAAGCGCATCACACCGCGAGCAACAACCTGCAAGACGGTTCCGATGCGGCATCCCACTACGCCAACCGGATCACCTGCAGCCGCATCCGGGTGCCATGGCGCCCCGGCCGCGGCTACAACAGCACCGAACCGAAGATCTACGGCCTGCAGACGGCCATCGTCGTGGGGCCGCCCGGCGAGGAAATTTATACCGACGAGTATGGCCGCGTGCGTGTCCAGTTCCACTGGGACCGCGTGGGCCAGTTCGATGACAAGAGCTCGGCCTGGGTGCGCGTCGCCACCGCGTGGTCCGGCGCGAACTTCGGCATGACATCGGTGCCCCGCATCGGCTCGGAAGTCATCATCCAGTTCCTCGACGGGAATCCGGACCGCCCGCTCCTGACCGGCATGGTGCCCAACGCCGACACCATGCCACCGTGGCCGCTGCCCGCCAACAAGACACAGAGCGGCATCCTGTCGCGTTCCACGCCGGGCGGCGCCTACGAGAACGCCAACGCCATCCGCTTCGAGGACAAGAAAGGCTCGGAGCAGCTGTGGCTGCATGCGGAAAAGGACCAGCTGACCGAGGTCGAGCATGACGAGGACAAATGGGTGGGCAACGACCGCCGCAAGACCATCGACCGCGACGAGAACAGCCATATCAAGCGCGACCGCACCGAGCAGGTGGGCCGCAACGAAAAGATCAGTATCGGCGCCAACCGGACCGAGGACGTGGCGAAGAATGAAACCATCAGCATCGGCGAAAACCGCACGGAAGACGTGGGCGCGGACGAAAACGTCAGCATCGGCGGCAGCCGCCACGTGGTGATCGGCAAGGTCAAGACTGAAACGGTGGCGCTGGCGAAGATGCTCACGATCGGCGGCGCCTACCAGACCTCGGTGGGGGCGGGCATGAACACGACCGTCGCGCTGATGCAGGCGGAAGAGGTGGGCCTGTCGAAGACGGTGGTGGTGGGCCAGAAGATCTTGTTTACGGCCGGCGAGGAGTTCAGGATCGAAGTCGGCGACAGCACCTTCGTGATGCGCAACGATGGCCGCATCGAAATCTCGGGCAAGGAAGTCATCATTCGCGGCTCGAAGAAGGTCGAGGTGCATGGCGACGATGTCGACATCAACCCGCAGGGCTGA
- a CDS encoding DUF2169 family type VI secretion system accessory protein, which produces MAALPDFPSLRFRNDTDFDALHFDTLDQHDVPFHVIAAKTGYTLGPCGSDGLATLVPLDSPAPLHQQDRHYDDDVDCSVRAESDLAPYKPRCDVIVVGDACAPGGRAAASFPVALRVQYPDQPLPAPEPPRPLNPFQPVSPAAQQRWRAQAEQAARQVVPGRRLIDKVLQVTGSRQLRRRTKALGLLRPATLGAIGSSPWKLTQPAPALRVPVRYEVAQGGQVIVEGNSAAAERVPQRWRLSAAQQAQYGHMEVAPAAHDACQANPAGRGFAPAWYLDAANPASLPAPQVGYPGAPFTADLFWAACRGKAGLTPAGFGFVGRAWLPRRELAGTVDGNAAWDADDVPRLPPDFDFAYWNGAPADQQCDHLTGKERFTLVNMLPHDAPSVRIDGDGNSVLAFTLPAQALFALAAGEDGAVAAMPLAIDTVLIDTLAGTVELTWRLCLVADGRFADARLLHAHTPEQLDRLALWNEPADTAGDTQPAVPA; this is translated from the coding sequence ATGGCGGCCCTCCCGGATTTTCCGTCCCTGCGGTTCAGGAACGACACGGATTTCGATGCCCTGCACTTCGATACGCTGGACCAGCATGACGTGCCATTCCACGTGATCGCCGCCAAGACCGGCTACACGCTCGGCCCGTGCGGCAGCGATGGACTGGCCACGCTGGTGCCGCTCGATTCCCCAGCGCCGCTGCACCAGCAGGACCGCCACTACGACGACGACGTCGATTGCAGCGTGCGCGCGGAAAGCGACCTGGCGCCCTATAAGCCGCGCTGCGACGTCATCGTCGTCGGCGATGCCTGCGCGCCGGGAGGCCGTGCGGCGGCATCGTTCCCGGTCGCGCTGCGGGTGCAATACCCGGACCAGCCGCTGCCGGCGCCGGAACCGCCTCGCCCGCTCAACCCTTTCCAGCCCGTGTCGCCGGCGGCCCAGCAGCGCTGGCGCGCCCAGGCCGAGCAGGCGGCACGGCAAGTGGTTCCCGGCCGGCGGCTCATCGACAAGGTGCTGCAGGTGACGGGAAGCCGCCAGCTGCGCCGGCGCACGAAAGCACTTGGCCTGCTGCGGCCTGCCACGCTGGGCGCGATCGGATCGAGCCCATGGAAGCTCACCCAGCCCGCGCCCGCGCTGCGCGTACCGGTGCGGTATGAAGTTGCCCAGGGCGGCCAGGTCATCGTGGAAGGCAACAGCGCAGCCGCGGAACGGGTACCGCAGCGCTGGCGCCTGAGTGCCGCGCAGCAGGCGCAGTACGGGCACATGGAGGTTGCCCCGGCCGCCCACGACGCATGCCAGGCCAACCCGGCGGGCCGGGGCTTCGCGCCCGCGTGGTACCTGGACGCCGCCAATCCAGCCAGTCTTCCGGCGCCGCAGGTCGGCTATCCCGGCGCGCCCTTCACGGCCGACCTGTTCTGGGCGGCCTGCCGCGGCAAGGCCGGGTTGACGCCGGCCGGTTTCGGCTTCGTCGGCCGGGCATGGCTGCCGCGCCGGGAGCTCGCCGGCACGGTGGACGGCAACGCGGCGTGGGATGCCGACGATGTGCCGCGCCTGCCGCCGGACTTCGACTTCGCCTACTGGAACGGCGCCCCGGCCGACCAGCAATGCGACCATCTCACCGGCAAGGAGCGCTTCACGCTCGTCAACATGCTGCCGCACGATGCGCCATCCGTGCGGATCGATGGCGATGGCAACAGCGTGCTGGCGTTCACCCTGCCGGCGCAAGCGCTGTTCGCGCTGGCGGCTGGCGAGGACGGCGCCGTCGCCGCCATGCCGCTCGCCATCGATACGGTATTGATCGACACGCTGGCCGGCACCGTCGAACTGACCTGGCGGCTTTGCCTGGTTGCCGATGGCCGGTTCGCCGACGCCCGCCTGCTGCATGCCCATACGCCGGAACAACTGGACCGCCTGGCCCTCTGGAACGAGCCGGCAGACACCGCCGGCGACACCCAGCCCGCCGTTCCCGCCTGA